From the genome of Nicotiana sylvestris chromosome 1, ASM39365v2, whole genome shotgun sequence:
TATATTACTGAACCCGCCAAAAGAGGCATTCATATTGATCAACCAACGATTATTAAAGTTGCAGTAATTTATTGTTTTTTTACAAGTCTCATAGAAGAAACTCTCGATGTATCTCAGGGTATATACTCTTCTGCATTCACCATTAGAAATAAAAGTGTGCAAATAATGCTTTGGTTTCAAAGAGCTTAGTTCATGCCATTGGTTAAATTTCGTTGGTTCACTCGTTTATTGACAATTTAGTGTCAAACAAGATTTGGAATTTATTGTCAACTTATATTTATTTACCTTTTTTAAGCCATAAAACGAGCTTTGTGTAGTGGGATCTAATTAATTTGGAATTGAGGTGATGTTGAATATTTTAAAGACAACACTAGATTGTTCGTTTTTATTTGGCATTATGTTTAACCCAACTGTTGGAAAACTAGGTAGGCGTTTGGACAAATCTgagttgaagttgaaaaagagtaTAAAACTCCAAATAGCTTGTAGTACGAAGTTTATTTGGAAAAATATTGTAGGAATTCTATACaccttgtttggatggttgttaccattgtatcgtattgtattgttattttaaatacaatgtttgttttgattgttactttaattgtattgtatcgtatcgtatcgtatcgtatcgtattgttactttaaatacaatgtttgttttgattgttactttaaTTGTATTGTATCATATCGTTATATCCAtcgttacataacgacgaaatgtgtcactttatgtaacaaccgatttggtgtggtcgcgtcgttaccttgtctttttctctcaatctcaccctttattattattaaattattttattttatcatttaccctacctttttatatagtaattttatCATGTATCATAATTTctttttataatattgcaagtttattcttcatattgctggtgcgtgatatcatgaaaTGATGGCAAAcaacacaatctatccaaacattgtatttatcaaacgatacaatacaatacaatacagtacgatatgatatattatgaaacaatgcgtaacaaccatccaaacaagctgtaacttgaagttgaatactgaaaaaaaaaacagaattaTTTGAAATAATTCATCTTCCAAGTATTGTGAAATAGAAATAGTTCATAATTTGTGGGTTGCAATTTGTGGTTTTCATTTCTTTAGCTATCATAATCTAAAcacaaatatttttcaaaagaaGTGTCTCAATACTAATCCAAACGCACCCCCCACCCCAAAAcccaaaattacttttcaaaaatactttttaagAACTAATTTTCGGTAGCTTATTTACTCCAAGAATAATCTAATGGAGTGGggcaaaatataaaattaacTTGGCCGACCGAAATTAATCGCATTTGCTAgcaaaaaagtgtataaaatatgtattattgatcacgcccaactatgccttataaaaaggacaatgcggtcgttgcaaatataatccggtttacaagtccggagtcgaatcccacagagaactaaggcttagctacagctgttcactatcaccaagaagacaagcttgaacagttcctaacttatagatatttagattcttgtgtttaactaattgattaacaaattaaaataataaattaacaactaaagatactaagagttagagacaagattaaggaggtctagagttatgatttccccaattgtcggaatccttcccgctatgtcttctataatttcgcctaagtattctctaccgatcatgagcactcttattaccgtaaatctctcccgagtaatcacgacaatttactagacgcactctcccgagctacgctagctggcttttgatacagctcacttcagatcgcacccaaggcttcgttatccctaatcccgcctttaaaccctcggttattgatccctcatatactctgggagtggtgttgttcaacaattacctaaatatgcactctctcccgagttatgcatactaaataggcacagctaattgagagctcttcaattaactacaataagaacgtagttgaacaaatagagattatactacggctcaattatataaaaacataacaagaatttatcctacaaaaggttctatcaaaactctagataacaaattagctattcataatagtatgtaaaactacaatactaaaagtcataaccaacaatgaaaaataggaagaggaaagaaaaaacttgtagaagaattcccaagccttgctcctattgtgtctctgcctccttaggtcaaacctatgtcaaaaatatgtccaataattttcttggccggcttccttggtttaatatagggtttagggcttaaaatcctGTGTTTTGTACCTTGGTTCCTGAAATTTACGCatcctgccgcggttccaccgcagtcgcgccggaaccgcggccaaacaccctctcagattCTTCAGTTGTCCGCGATTGCTctctgccgcggttctgccgtgGTCGCGGTTTTTgaccctgttccgtttggaatttgaaaaaacgtaaaacatggAAGTTGTAtacctttgagttagctttccaacaatatattgtgaagcccaaatggagttctgagtaaaAAGTTAcgtctattttactagacagtgtgcAATATGCttcttcgagttttcgttttgttgttttatcatccgttgatccccgaacgcgatcccggcttaattccttgagctcttactcagaattcaaagcttcaaaccacttaaattcattccataacatctatatagctcggaatcacacctacaaggcataaaacacacaattagtgcaaaacagtagcgattaaagcgcaaactcaactaaagtgcagtaaattagagtgtaataatcgactaaaatacgtaattatagcctatcatcaacaccctacacttaaaccattgctcgtcctcgagcaatcaaactacacctTTTTTTATAGACacaacctttttaaacaattctcctaactcatcacaccaagagtatttaaaatagactaagcacaaaagcgtaacatcttcacctcaagatttgactcataagtaccacgcattattcacaattcacctacttactctaacatagaggtcactgacattacctttccttcatgaatcaagtgccctcacacaacaaaagagagtagttccacacaataaaatttaagaacacttaggaactcaagatagaaagaattcactcactctcagaaataacattcatatgccacaaaagatgcaccataagcttgcccgtagtgtactactctactaatggagctcatttaatctaggatcaattaggactttatttggttgtaatgtaggctacgggacgggtatgatacatttagatataagagtaactacacctccctaagcactttaatacatatactttaacattcaaaccccatacttatgtcaaaccaaactccaccttcacatcaatatacatcaactcccaaattatttaagcccaattatatcaagagtcaccactatcaaagaatatatttttttttacagcAATAcaacttctttttttatttttcaattcaaGAGACTCTTGCTTATCAAATCAGTGcaccctttctccttatttcattagttccactcaaaagccaaaccaaccaccccacactttaacttttacaaagttcataaacaattcaagttctcatgagaggttacaatggttcaatagatggttaattcaaacaaatgggtaaggcttgtaatgtggttgccaaagaaacaagattacatgctcaaaggggttaactacgatacataataattaggtgggtaaaatatacatatttggctcaacaaagaaatgcctatatcacttcctagactgaataaaactactattttgctttgcaaacacacgggacaAGTTCTAGGCAtaaaatgcaatgcacagaatataataaattcttacacacacatggcacatgattcactcaagattggatcatcaagacactctagtcaaagcagttaagcaatgttaagatcatacaatttaaggtacttctacaagagtcaaaaactgagcctaagcgtcacaaccaaagtactcactattctcaaggcataacaaagtcaaaagatattgcttcatttcaaaacacaccacaatggctcctactcccaaaaaaaaactaactacacccggttcaaataaaacccttggaaaagaaccgtggtttaaagaaaaaccaagggggaattattacactacctaacaaaagaaaatctttttgtactttttctttaaacttaaatccctcaagaaaattgtctaatagatccatcgtggaaaagtccaatcttttctatttaaaaaaattattcaattaaactaacacaactaaaatagcatagaaagtcacccagacaatctcctcaccccacacttaaaattgtgcattgtccccaatgcacaccatactaataagagggtaaaagaaactccctggtaggctaAAGGCCGAAGCAatagcagctcatggggtactcagacttctcccaagcttggtccttcgtgcAGGTACCTCACgcttagttccaaccatttggtttgttATTGCATtcttccaatagctttgcttcCATGCtcttagaaaataaaaaattgacactacaaaaataatataattaaaaaaaaattaatacaaaaaataaaagaaagcagtaaagttgggttgcctcccaacaagcgctcgatttaacatcgcggcacgacgtgaatcactttctgcctccacCTCGAACTTATGAATCGCACCACAAGTTTTgcttcaagcttatgattatgctcTTGGGGCGGTACAAATTCTTGCGCGCTGAGAAATAGATAGAGTCTTATGCACTTTTTGGCTCTCAATCGAGGAGTGTCACCTTGCCTAGACGGTcttgagaatttcaaaatataAGGCCCATCTACCTCTTCCTTGGACTCTTTTTTATGCTCGTAAAGATCCATTCCCATTTCACCGTCCGAACATAATGTAGAGAAGTGTTTGGAATGAGGTCCAACATGCTCCAAtacatgaacttcaagattttcgACCCCCTCAACACCCAAAACACTAGAGTCAACTAGATTTGTATCTTCAACGTccctggttgactctagtattacttcttcaacatcggcatcctcaaattCTAGATGGTTAGAGTGTTGGGGTTCAACTTTGGACCCCTCCATTGGCCCTTCAATTTCCGTCTCTAATGCAAACTGCTCTTGGTTACTATCCATAATATTAACATATTGAACATTAAAAGCTTCAACTAATTGACTCACTTGAGCCTTTAAGTTATGAATAGTTTCATCTTGCCTATCTGCAGCTCTATTTTACTTTGTTGTTCTATAATGCATTTTAACATATCTTCGATCTTCTTTAGGTCAGCTTCcctaggttctttgttcctattatcctcacaagaaaacatagaatcatcataataaggggttgagggaagataagaaatataagcacaaccatgaaagtgatcatcttgaccaccacacatatcacacatattccacacataagattgagttggtgcacataactcgctctcgggaatactttgataattttgccaagggtgattttcatcacaatatgcataaggaggattaaaagtagaattaccaacatcaaaactttcataattccatgatgccatgttttttcttaaatcaacaagtaaaacaaaaaaaatatcaaatacaaaaaaataaaaataaaagttcaaacttgaaacctagcaatatgtacacctacagctacaccgttagttccccggcaacggcgccaaaatttgatcacgcccaactatgccttataaaaaggacaatgcggtcgttgcaaatataatccggtttacaagtccggaagtcgaatcccacagagaactaaggcttagctacagctgttcactatcaccaagaagacaagcttgaacagttcctaacttatagatatttagattcttgtgtttaactaattgattaacaaattaaaataataaattaacaactaaagatactaagagttagagacaagattaaggaggtctagagttatgatttccccaattgtcggaatccttcccgctatgtcttctataatttcgcctaagtattctctaccgatcatgagcactcttattaccgtaaatctctcccgagtaatcacgacaatttactagacgcactctcccgagctacgctagctggcttttgatacagctcacttcagatcgcacccaaggcttcgttatccctaatcccgcctttaaaccctcggttattgatccctcatatactctgggagtggtgttgttcaacaattacctaaatatgcactctctcccgagttatgcatactaaataggcacagctaattgagagctcttcaattaactacaataagaacgtagttgaacaaatagagattatactacggctcaattatataaaaacataacaagaatttatcctacaaaaggttctatcaaaactctagataacaaattagctattcataatagtatgtaaaactacaatactaaaagtcataaccaacaatgaaaaataggaagaggaaagaaaaaacttgtagaagaattcccaagccttgctcctattgtgtctctgcctccttaggtcaaacctatgtcaaaaatatgtccaCTAATTTTCTTGGtcggcttccttggtttaatatagggtttagggcttaaaatcccgtgttttgtaccttggtccctgaaatttacgcatcctgccgcggttccaccgcgatcGCGCcagaaccgcggccaaacaccctctcagattCTTCAGTTGTCCGCGATTGCCCTCTGCCGTGGTTCTACCGAGGTCGCGGATTTTgaccctgttccgtttggaattttGAATAACGTAAAACATGGAAGTTGTAGctctttgagttagctttccaaccatatattgtggagcccaaatggagttctgagtaaaaagttatgtctattttactagacagtgcgcaatatgcctcttcgagttttcgttttgttgttttatcatccgttgatccccgaacgcgatcccgacttaattccttgagctcttactcagacttcaaagcttcaaaccacttaaattcattccataacatctatatagctcggaatcacacctacaaggcataaaacacacaattagtgcaaaacagtagcgattaaagcgcaaactcaactaaagtgcagtaaattaaagtgtaataatcgactaaaatacgtaattataacCTATCATCAATTATATGTATATTATTGGCTATTTTCTTTTGAAGTggctaaaaatatatatttctctTTGGGTGATTTGtacaaataaaatattttgatGCCACTATTGGTTTTTTGACTGCTCAGAATTTCAAATTTAATAATTATTATTCCTCGCTTGCGACTTTTTACTTTAAAGGTTTGTCGTGGGGTAAGTGGGAGTTAAACAATAAAGATTATCCATTTTAAGGTCATCGATGTAATTTTCCTAGTTTAAGGCCCTCTATATTTGGTTCAGCCCAAGCAACATACAACTTCTACAACTTTATAGTTTCTATTTTCTACCCTAGAAGACTTGCAAATTACGTACCTTCCTCCTGAAGAAATTGTAAATTGCTCCTTTTCGTACTTTCATCATTCCGTATTTCATCTGAGATTGTCAAATGCAGTAATCCAAAGGTCAGTTCTTGctattcatttttctcttttgctGGAAATCTGAGTTACTCAGATGTGAATTTGTGCATAGTCTTGGAAGAAAATATGATGTAAATAAAATTACTTCACCTGATCTGTTGATTTTTATCCAATTACTCAAAAGGTCTTCGAATTAGCTTAAAtcttattgattttttttttttgttgtataGTTCTGGATCTCTGAATTTGAGGGATCTGAACGTTGAACCTTCTTTTGAGCATATCTAAGATAATTGCGAATCATTCCAGATTTTCTTTTTCTATTATGTTTTAAAGTTATACTGAATATTGTGATTAAAATTTAGGTTATCCTGTTTTCTTAAGTTTTTCCGTTTGATTCTATTCTGAATACAAGTTATATTGGTATGCTAGAGATTTTACAATATCTGAATTTCCTGTCCTTAATTCCACCCAAAATAATTGAGCTTTCAGTGTAAAGATAAGTGTGAGATTTAGACAACTCGTAGTGTTAGAGAATGCCTAGTCTTAAAGCTACTACATTATTGACTATTGAGCATTGGAGAGAAATGAGTTTGAAAAGGGCTGAATCAATATTAAGGATACATATGGCCAATCCAACTAGTTTGGGATTGGCGCTTGGTTGGTTGATTGATATATTTTGATATTTGCAATGacctttacttttcttttttcgGGGAAAGGGATGTGTGCTTCTGGTATTTGTAGTTACAATATTTTTCGAGTTCTTGATTGCCAGAAGAAAAAGAATTATATTTCTTTAGTCTTAACATACTCCTAATATTCTTTGGATCTAATAAGATGATTGGTTTTGGCTCGTGCAAAAGATTGAGCAATTTTACTGATATTGATTAGCTTGTGGATCTTTGATTTATAGGGCACAAGAACAAACATGGAAGGATTGTATTCTGAGTTGGAGAATTTTGTTCAGACAGAAAATATGTTGGATAATGACCAGTCGGTGGAGGTTGAGGACAGTGGGTCGGGGGGAAATAGTGAATTAGATCCAGAGGTATCACCATTAATTCCTGGGCTTCCTGATGACATTGCACTTTTCTGCTTGGCAAGGGTTCCTAGAAGGTATCACGCGCTTCTCAAATGTGTGTCAAGAAAATGGAGAGACTTGGTTTGTGGTGAAGAGTGGTACTCCTACAGAAAGAAACATCATCTCCAGGAGAGTCGGATTTATGCCTTAGGTAGAGACAAGTCTGAACAGCTGTGCTGTTATGTATTGGACCCGACTCGCTTAAAAAGGGGATGGAAGCCCATTCTAGGACTTCCGCATCGCTGCATAAGGAGAAAAGGTGTGGGCTTTCAAGTGTTAGGGAAGAAACTATTCCTATTCGGTGGATGTGGCTGGATCGAAGATGCTACTAATGAAGTCTATTGCTATGATGCTGCCATGAATAAGTGGAATCAAGCTGCTTCCTTGGCGGTTCCAAGGTATTTTATCCTTGTTTTGCTTGGTAGTATTTTGAGTTTTGTAGAGTCAACCTGTTAATATTCACTTGCCAATCAAATTTTTTATGACTTCAAATTTCTAAATGCTTGTATGTTCGTTTTCCTGAGAACACTGTGTTTCCTTTCTAGGATCTTTAATCTTTACAGGAATCAGATTTTTTTTGGCACTTATAGGTTAGGTGATGGAACACTTTTAGAGCAGGCATTTCCGTGCCATGAGAAATTCATGTGGCTCGTTTGCTAATTCTGGTTTTACATCACTGTGATTATTGTTTCCTCCGATGCAGGGGTCTCTCTCCTTTGGTGCATTTATATCGTTCTATAAGTTTTCATGGTTATTGCCATGTAGCCTCACCCTTATCCTACTGTTAAGAATACGAATCTACCATTTGAGCATTTTTCATATTGTTGTATTCATTCAAACTAGCCTTCTCGCTCTTCATCACTGTTTGGCCAAATACGTCAGAGCTTATTTGATTCTGTTATTTTCAGGTGCTACTGTGTGTCTGAAGTGTTTGATGAAAAAATCTTTGCAATTGGGGGCATAGGGCCTAATTCCAGTAATTTACCTTCCTGGGAGACTTACAACCCGGAAACAATGAGTTGGACTTTGCGTGAAAATTCCAACATTTTTCCTGATATTGAAGATTCCATAGTCTTGGATGGGAAAATTTACATTCGCGGTGTTTCTTCACCTCTAACACCTGCAGTGCCTGCATTTTTCTTTGAACCTTCTAGCACCACATGGCAGCCGGCAGCTTTTGACTTAGCGTCAGGTTGGCATGGTCCAGCAGTCGTTGTAGGCGGAATGCTTTATGTGTTAGATCAGTCTTCAGGTACCAGGTTGATGATGTGGCAAAAGGATATAAGGCAGTGGGTGGCAGTGGGGAGATTGTCGCCCCTATTGACAAAGCCTCCCTGTCGGCTGGTGGCCGTTGGGAATGACATCTTTATTATTGGAAAGGGGCTTAGCACTGTGGTATTTAATGTTGAAAATGCAAGGAACATGGATGGGGTGTTGATGAGCACTTCCATTCCCAAGTCAATATCTgatgatgatgtaataagctgTAAAGCAATCACAATTTAGGTCTAGGAATATTAAATTGTAACAGCTTGCTGTGACTTGTTATGTTCTTGGCTTAATGGATTTAATACATTGTACAATTTTTGTCAGGTCGACTAGTATCTCTTCATACAATGCTTGACACTGAATTTCCATTAAAGCATTTAAGATTTGGTGTGGAATTGTCTTCATTGTGATTATACTTGCTTATCTAAAATTGTTTAGCAATTGACTGAAAGAATCTAGCAGATGACATGTTAACTAAGCACCATTTGGCATGGCTAACATGAGGAGAAGATAAATATCAAGGGCTCTCTTTAGGGTGGCACTTGCGAGCATCgtagaagaaaaaaacaaaggtTAAATAAACGAAGGAAAAGAATAGCATGAATGCAATATATGGCCATTTGGTGCCAAAATAAGTTGTCAAAAGTGGAATATATGACTCGGATAGCCAAAAAACAAACCAAAAATTTCATCCTTTTCAACAATTACACAATCAGTTTATGCTCATGTCAGCTTCACAAAGTTTTATACTGTTACGCCGAATGCAGATCTTGAAAATCTTCTAGATTGTGAGCTAATATCATattaatcaatcaactatgcCTTAGTCTCAAGCAGATTTAGCTAGCAGAGGCTCGTCAGCTACTCCTTTTCCTTTTAAAGGTAGGATGTATGACTCCGTTGCATGATTGTAGTTTATCAATCCTTGCCATACAATCCTTCATCCTATTTAATGCAACGGGTATAGCAGAAGCACTCTCCAAATTCTTCTTTTTAAGGAGCTGTATTTTCTcagcttctttccggtcctctcCAGCTAACATGGCAATATTAGTTGGTCCTCCAACATCTGTAAACAGACCAGGataacaattacaaacaaaacaAAGAGTTACTGAAAATAATCAGTGAGCTTTTAACTTAGGTAGACAATCTTTAGACTGTCATATTAAAACTTTATACAGAAAAGGTGATGCTCCTAATAACGTCAATATTAAACCCTAATGAGAAGATTTGACTAGGGTGCATTTAGCACTCATCACACTATGTGTATATTTCAAGCCTTGTAATTCTCAAACATAGGATGGACATGACCATACCAAACTGGAAATAATACTAGAATACTACCCCTTGCGCTCAATACCTTTTTCTGTGAGTGGTCGAGAAATGTAACAATTTATTTGGGACAGTAGGTGGAACCAGACTGTATTCATTTTTGTCCTAAAtcattttttttgataaggtaaatcaTTATTGCCACAGCATATGCCGTTTTTGATGTTTTTCATTAGTCTCAAAAGGTTACCGCTTACATAGGTTTTTCTAGAATTATGAACATGGAAGAACTTGCTATGTGAAAGAAGTGAACAACCCAAGAGAGATATCGAGCAACCATTCATTATTCCTAAAGGTGCAGTCCACAGGGCTCTGGTTCACAATATGTGGGTTAATGGCATGTCACTTCGAACCCTGCCATGGATAAAAACCTGATATTTAAGTGGATAAGTGTAGAGGGGCTGAGCCATTCACGATCGAGTTTTGAACCGTGTAAGTAGCTCGCCCTCGGAGATTCCTCAATTATCCAAAAAACAGTACAAGGGATAATCATGGTACCATCTACACAATGATTCAACAAGTTGGAGAAAAAAGAGATGGTAAGTTTCAAAACAATGATGTTAATCCAAGATTCCTCGCGAACTATATTTTCCTCCAATCCAGTGTGGCACATTCATACAGTGATTTACTACATTCCTGAAGATCAAAGCTTTAACCAACCTACTTTCCAGGTTAACTATTCTTATAATGGGTACATGCTAACTAAAGAGTTTAACTATAAGAGAGCTTTTCATTTAAAAAGAAGTATAAAGAGACAATTTTGTATACAAACAGAGCCACCTGATCCTCTTTCAAAATCATTCATGATGCTATTCTCCCCAATGTGCTTTGAAATTTTTTTGACGAGAGGTTTTGGCTTTCACCATAAACATAGAACTTGAAGAAAGCGTGTTGCTCAATTAATTGGTATTGCATGTATAGATCATTTTGTTCCATTACCCCTTATTTTTCACCTGGTTTCCTAGGATTCCACAAGATTGTAAGTCTTTCGAGACATGTGACTTCACATCTACCTCGTCTGCTTTTAATACCTTTACTCATCATAATTCCACTAATATTATATTCCATCGCATTTACATCTAATCAAACACCACAAAATGACTTGAAGTCAGAAAAATGGTGTTCTTAGCTATTACTATCAAACAACTCTGCTAGAATCCCAAACTGATTAGGGTTCATGCCGCTCTTTCCAGCTTAATAAATCAACCAAAATTTGGGCCTCTATTCACCTGCTTTTATTCTACACTAATATTGTGCCAGAAAAAGCAGAATGAGCTCATAAATTACAACATATATTCAACAATTTCACCTCCAGATAAAGAAAACTAAAATAAATTGAGTATCACAATTTTACTACTAGTAGTCCTACAACGTTACTGAGcaaaatatatattattaaaaCATTATGCATTTGTAATTTCACAATAAATGAGAAAACCAAGAAACGTACCGGAGCTGCAGGGATCACTAGAGGGCCCAGATTGAAATACGGATCCGTCGTCAAAACGGGTCTCCAAAACGGGTCTTTGAGCCGCAAAAATGGAAGAGAGCTTAGTTTCAAGCTGAGCAAGAATTCTGCCCCGGTACTCCGCTATTCTCTCAGCCTTTTGCTTAACTTCTTCCTCCAGTAATTCTACCTCTTCCACCAGTGTTCCTGCTTCTTCCAGTTCGGTTACGTCATCATTTTGCTCCACGGTTTGTGGCTGAGCTTGACCCAACATAGTAGAGTGGGGATTGGTCGAgtttgaaatgaattttgaggATCCCTCTTTAGTTGGTACTCCTTCTCCTTCCCTTTCTATTGCTGTAACTTGATTGGTTACACAAATGTAACAAACACTTTTCAATCTTAGATTAACATTCCAAAAAAACTTTTGGAATCTTGTGTATCATTAAAGATAAAAAGAaagtattataaaaataattattttttaaaacacaTCAAAATTATAAGTAAGACACACAAATTAACCGAGATAATATAACTTTTTTAGTTTTTGCAATTATAGTTGTGAGAAGGCACaagagaaaatatgatatatattgatatattgtgtgtgatgcaatacaagaggtgctatttatagctactctatacaaaagggatactactcctattccaatgtgggacaattacatagctatctctaacactccccctcaagccggagcatataaatcatatgtaccgagcttgttacatatataatcaatgcgaggactagtgagggacttggtgaaaatatctgcaagttgatcattcgatctcacaaacttcgtagtaatatctcctgagagtatcttttctctgacgaagtgacaatcaatctcaatgtgtttagttctctcatgaaacaccggatttgatgcaatatgaagtgcagcttgattatc
Proteins encoded in this window:
- the LOC104224268 gene encoding F-box/kelch-repeat protein SKIP4; its protein translation is MEGLYSELENFVQTENMLDNDQSVEVEDSGSGGNSELDPEVSPLIPGLPDDIALFCLARVPRRYHALLKCVSRKWRDLVCGEEWYSYRKKHHLQESRIYALGRDKSEQLCCYVLDPTRLKRGWKPILGLPHRCIRRKGVGFQVLGKKLFLFGGCGWIEDATNEVYCYDAAMNKWNQAASLAVPRCYCVSEVFDEKIFAIGGIGPNSSNLPSWETYNPETMSWTLRENSNIFPDIEDSIVLDGKIYIRGVSSPLTPAVPAFFFEPSSTTWQPAAFDLASGWHGPAVVVGGMLYVLDQSSGTRLMMWQKDIRQWVAVGRLSPLLTKPPCRLVAVGNDIFIIGKGLSTVVFNVENARNMDGVLMSTSIPKSISDDDVISCKAITI
- the LOC104224263 gene encoding uncharacterized protein, producing the protein MLGQAQPQTVEQNDDVTELEEAGTLVEEVELLEEEVKQKAERIAEYRGRILAQLETKLSSIFAAQRPVLETRFDDGSVFQSGPSSDPCSSDVGGPTNIAMLAGEDRKEAEKIQLLKKKNLESASAIPVALNRMKDCMARIDKLQSCNGVIHPTFKRKRSS